The Streptomyces sp. NBC_00576 genome contains the following window.
CACGGACCTTCCGCCTCTGAACAGCCCGAACCCCAGCCCGAGCCCGTCGCAGTCGTCGACCATAGGCATGCCGGTCGCGCGCGGCGAGGCGGAGGCCGGCATACCCGCGACCGTCCTCGACGCCTACAAGAAGGCCGAGACGGCGCTGGGTACGGCCAAGCCCGGCTGCAACCTGCCCTGGCAGCTTCTCGCGGCCATCGGCAAGGTCGAGTCCGGTCAGGCCCGCGGTGGCCGGGTCGACGCGAACGGCACCACGACCAGCCCGATCCTCGGCCCGCAGCTCGACGGCAACGGCTTCGCGCTCATCAGGGACACCGACAACGGGGCGTACGACGGCAACAGCAGCTACGACTCGGCCGTCGGGCCCATGCAGTTCATTCCGTCCACCTGGGCGTGGGCGGGCCGCGACGGAAACGGCGACGGCAAGGAAGACCCCAACAACGTCTACGACGCGGCCCTCGCCGCCGGCCACTACCTGTGCCGGTTCGGCTGGGATCTGTCGACGCAGGCCGATCTCAACCGCGCGATCCTCAGCTACAACAACTCCACGGACTATCTGAACCTCGTCCTGTCGTGGCTGGAGTACTACCGAAAGGGCACCCACGAGGTCCCGGACGGCACGGGCACGCTGCCCGCAGGCCGCAGTGACGACAACTCCGGGGCGAACCCCTCGCCGTCACCGGTCGAGACGACGCCGAGCCCCAGTCCGAGCGTGCCGGGGACGAGTACGCCGGGCAGGCCGGGGGCGAGCACCCCGATCCCGGCGAAGCCGGGCAAGCCCGCCACGCCGGCCCCGATACCCGTGCCCGTGCCCACGCCCACCGACACGGTGGACCACCTGGAGGACGCGGGCACCGCCAAGCTCACCGCGACGGCGGGCGACGCCTTCAGCAAGAGGATCAGCACGCGCGCGGAGACCGCGGCCGGCAAGGCGGTCGGCAAGGTCAGGATCCGCTTCACGATCATCGGCGACACCGACACCACCTTCGCCGGCGGTGAGAGTGTCGCCACGGTCGTCACCGACGGCACCGGGGTCTCGGTCGCACCCGCGCTCAAGGCGGGCGAGAAGGCGGGCGCCTTCACGATCCGCGCGGTCGTCGTCGGCCGTACGGTCACCGGTCTCGACTACTCGGCCACCGTCACCGCCCGAGCCGCCGACACCCTCGCCCGCACCGGAACCACCGCGCTCACCAGCGTGGCGGGCGGCGAGTTCGCCGACCAGGTCGAGGTCAAGGCCACATACGACGGAGCCGTCGCGGACGGCGTCGCGGCCACCGCCACCCTGATCACCTCGGCCGACGACGCGACCGTGAACGACAAGGGCCCCTACTTCAAGGACGCGGACGGCAAAACGGTCCGCACCCTCGCGGGTCTCGAAACGGACGCGAACGGCCTGCTCAAGCTGCCGAAGCTGTACGCGGACGCCACCACCGGCACCTTCCTGCTCCGCATCACCACCACCGGCGGTGCCACCCTGACGGTCGAACTGACGGTGACGGCGGCACCCACCCCGACGGAATCCACGCCACCGGCGGAATCGGCGACTCCGACGGTGGCGGCCAGTCCGTCGGCCTCCGACTCCCCGAGCGCGTAAATCCTCGTACACGTTCATACGTACGAAAGCGGCACCCCATTCATGGCGAGGGGTGCCGCTTTCGTGTGTGTGCGAGCTGTTCTCATCTCGGCCGCCCGTTGCTACGGTGCCCCGACCTGACACCCCATCAGCTCACTCTCGGCAGCCGGGGAGGCCCCCTATGCGTGCCCTGATCGCCGCCGCGACCGGCCTCGCCCTCGCGTTCGCGCTCGTCCTCACGATCACGGCCCTCGGTGCGCCGACGGGTACGACGTCCCCGAAGCCGCTGCTGACGACGGTCCCGTCACACCCCTAGCCGCCGCACCTTTCCAGGAGGGAGGCCGAGATGCGCCGAAAGTCCGGCCTGATCCTGCTCGCCCTCGCCGTGTTCTTCGCGGCGCTGTCCCCCCTGCTGCGCTGGTACGCCTTCCCGCGCCTCGCCAAGGTCCCGGCGAACCAGTACACGGCCATGGTCCTGGAGGCGAAGGACGCGACCCTTCTCGACTACGACTCGCTCCATGCGAAGAAGGTGCCCAAGGTCACTATCGTGCAGACCCTCAAGGGCAACGTCGAGGCCTCGGAGAAGATCGAGAGGACGGCGGGGCGGGACGTGGTCGTCTGGGACGGCCTCTCCTACATCCAGGGGCCCGACGGGAAGATGGTCTCCAAGATCCCCGAGCGCTACATCTTCGACGCGCACACCCAGGAACCGGTCCACGCCACCGGCGAGATGGTCGACGGCGACCCGGTGAAACGGCAGGGCATCGAGTTCAAGTGGCCCTTCCTGACCGAGAAACGGGACTACGAGTACTTCGACGCGCAGGCACGCGTGACCGCGCCCATCCACTACAAGGGCACACAGGACTTCCGTGGCATCTCGGTCTACTACTTCGAGCAGACCATCCCGTGGACGAAGGTCGCCTTCCCCAAGGACCTGCCGATGAAGGGCGTCACAGCCGAGACGGTCGCCGCGACCGGTATGACCCGCTGGTACACCACGGTCCGCAAGTTCTGGGTGGAACCGGTCACCGGTGCGCCCGTCTACGGCGAGGAGATCCACCAGGAGGAACTGCGCGGAGGCACCCTCCTTGGGGGGCGCGAAAAGGTGACGGCCTTCGCCGGGCACGTGAAAATGCGCGAGGACTACATCGAGTCGACGGTCGCCCTGGTCAAGTCGCAGCGCGTACTGGTCCTGATGATGACGT
Protein-coding sequences here:
- a CDS encoding lytic transglycosylase domain-containing protein; its protein translation is MAAYIGRRLRKGAATTAVAALAVAALSASQAPGAVVDDLGRRTASDSQPTPDATADDSATGNSPYYTDLPPLNSPNPSPSPSQSSTIGMPVARGEAEAGIPATVLDAYKKAETALGTAKPGCNLPWQLLAAIGKVESGQARGGRVDANGTTTSPILGPQLDGNGFALIRDTDNGAYDGNSSYDSAVGPMQFIPSTWAWAGRDGNGDGKEDPNNVYDAALAAGHYLCRFGWDLSTQADLNRAILSYNNSTDYLNLVLSWLEYYRKGTHEVPDGTGTLPAGRSDDNSGANPSPSPVETTPSPSPSVPGTSTPGRPGASTPIPAKPGKPATPAPIPVPVPTPTDTVDHLEDAGTAKLTATAGDAFSKRISTRAETAAGKAVGKVRIRFTIIGDTDTTFAGGESVATVVTDGTGVSVAPALKAGEKAGAFTIRAVVVGRTVTGLDYSATVTARAADTLARTGTTALTSVAGGEFADQVEVKATYDGAVADGVAATATLITSADDATVNDKGPYFKDADGKTVRTLAGLETDANGLLKLPKLYADATTGTFLLRITTTGGATLTVELTVTAAPTPTESTPPAESATPTVAASPSASDSPSA
- a CDS encoding DUF3068 domain-containing protein, with amino-acid sequence MRRKSGLILLALAVFFAALSPLLRWYAFPRLAKVPANQYTAMVLEAKDATLLDYDSLHAKKVPKVTIVQTLKGNVEASEKIERTAGRDVVVWDGLSYIQGPDGKMVSKIPERYIFDAHTQEPVHATGEMVDGDPVKRQGIEFKWPFLTEKRDYEYFDAQARVTAPIHYKGTQDFRGISVYYFEQTIPWTKVAFPKDLPMKGVTAETVAATGMTRWYTTVRKFWVEPVTGAPVYGEEIHQEELRGGTLLGGREKVTAFAGHVKMREDYIESTVALVKSQRVLVLMMTSYLPWGFLSLGVLLLALALYLEARGRRPADPAPAETSAPEPVTA
- a CDS encoding SPW_0924 family protein, coding for MRALIAAATGLALAFALVLTITALGAPTGTTSPKPLLTTVPSHP